Proteins from a single region of Streptomyces sp. HUAS 15-9:
- a CDS encoding cell division protein SepF, which produces MECESVRGDPVSRYDVTDEQWEGLAQVVPLRGRDAWPSAVGHRSLPDAETETRRRFVVLRVNVFADAREVAETLMAGVPVLLDLSSAETEVAKRVLDFSTGVVFGLGSGMHRVDRNVFLLTPPGTEVSGLMEGAGISGT; this is translated from the coding sequence ATGGAGTGCGAGTCAGTTCGGGGGGATCCGGTGAGCCGTTACGACGTCACCGATGAACAGTGGGAAGGGCTCGCGCAGGTCGTGCCGCTCCGGGGGCGCGACGCCTGGCCGTCCGCGGTGGGTCACCGCTCCCTCCCGGACGCGGAGACCGAGACCCGGCGGCGGTTCGTCGTCCTGCGGGTCAATGTCTTCGCGGACGCCCGCGAGGTGGCCGAGACGCTCATGGCGGGCGTGCCGGTCCTGCTCGACCTCTCCAGCGCGGAGACCGAGGTGGCCAAGCGCGTCCTCGACTTCAGCACCGGTGTCGTCTTCGGCCTGGGCAGCGGAATGCACCGCGTGGACCGCAACGTGTTCCTGCTCACCCCGCCCGGTACCGAGGTCAGCGGGCTCATG